TATGATGATATTTCTAAAAAAGACGGTGTTCGAATTCTGGTTGATCGATTATGGCCTCGCGGTATTTCAAAAGAAGATTTACAAATTGATCATTGGATGAAAGAAGTCGCGCCTTCAGATGAATTGCGTAAATGGTTTGATCATGAAACGGAAAAGTTCGAGGGTTTCAAAAAGAAGTATAAAAAGGAATTGGACGATAACAATGAATTGATGGAAGAACTCAAGGATATTGTTATAAAGCATAAAAAGAATGTTACATTAGTCTACGGCGCCAAAGATGAAGAACATAATCAAGCGGTCGTACTAAAGGAAATTCTCGACAGGCAACAGGTTTAGGTACCTGTGCAAGACAGAATTCAGTTAATACACTACAATTGCATAAAATAAGAAGGGGATACCGACTATACATCACTT
This genomic window from Sporosarcina sp. Marseille-Q4063 contains:
- a CDS encoding DUF488 domain-containing protein translates to MPVNIKRAYDDISKKDGVRILVDRLWPRGISKEDLQIDHWMKEVAPSDELRKWFDHETEKFEGFKKKYKKELDDNNELMEELKDIVIKHKKNVTLVYGAKDEEHNQAVVLKEILDRQQV